The genomic window GATACAATAGACTGTGCTCATGATTCTTCTCCGTTTCTGTTTATTATAGTGATTAACATTATAACAGAGAAGCTCTCATGAGCATTATTTATTTAATTGTGTTTCATTTAATTTTACAACTCGCCTCTATTTTATTAACATCTTGTATTTACACCTTTTTTAGAGTATTTATTTTATTTATTTTAATTAGATTTGCTATAAAGTTATTTATAGAAAGGGAAAATAATAGCCCTGTATCATAAAATATATTTATAAGCAATAAACACTCATAACATAAAAATACTTTCATCTATTAATTTATTAAGATCAAAAAAATTATCTAATGTCAACATCATGGCACCTTTTAGAGCTCCGTCTTCTCCATAAGTAGACTTAATGATTTTAGCACTTCTAGCTGACTGGTTAATTGTTCTGATGTGAATTGTTCTTTTAGCCTCGTTGATAATTTCATCTGATATATTGGCCCCACCACCACCAATAATAATTAAACTAGGATTAAAAAGTGTTATGAGCTCTGATAATCCAACCCCAAGATACCTTCCTGCTTCTATTATTATGCTAAAGGCTAGTTTATCCCCTTCACTTACGGCTCTTGAAACTATTTCCGGAGTTATTGCATCGAAATCATCTTTTATGTACTGTGACATAACAGAACTTATTCCGTTTTCAAGGGAACCTTTTACTCTCCTTATTATTGATGGAACTGCTACATATTGTTCAAGACAACCTTTATTGCCACACCCACATTGGTATCCATTTTCTTCTACGATTATATGCCCTAATTCTCCAGCTAGTCCATTGACACCTCTAAAGAGCTTCCAATCAATAATAATTCCCAAACCAATACCTATTCCTATGCCTACAAATATTAGATTTCTTTTTCTCCCCACCGTTTCCTTGCTTTCCGCTAAAGCATGTAATCTAGAG from Clostridia bacterium includes these protein-coding regions:
- a CDS encoding ROK family transcriptional regulator — protein: MNLLLKTKIVNLIRIYGPISRTSIAEKLDISMTAVTNYVSQLLHENLIEEVGTQESTGGRKAILLKIKKNYGYIIAIDFGQKYFRISLGDMEGNIIHKEKIESKSLGKSKEGMAKIISMVENVLNSYLPNGKALIGIGVGVSGIVDYNNGVCLTIANLPGWDNVCFKDILEKEFSVPVFVDDSSRLHALAESKETVGRKRNLIFVGIGIGIGLGIIIDWKLFRGVNGLAGELGHIIVEENGYQCGCGNKGCLEQYVAVPSIIRRVKGSLENGISSVMSQYIKDDFDAITPEIVSRAVSEGDKLAFSIIIEAGRYLGVGLSELITLFNPSLIIIGGGGANISDEIINEAKRTIHIRTINQSARSAKIIKSTYGEDGALKGAMMLTLDNFFDLNKLIDESIFML